The following coding sequences are from one Hyphomicrobiales bacterium window:
- a CDS encoding HD domain-containing protein codes for MKILALTDGSVKSATALDAFDGRTQVDMHVPLAPLPEFMAKPDIVIMSFVDFPEYGMKPLLEWLEKHELSNKPRILCMPKSVARQFSASVRLFADKLLPLPVRADVMLDAVERMDTRLPEIRKQQRNETAATVQSTARKFLSAFSADNGDSATTVVALSAATKDVCTALDKDGLGSWLTAVDSYHSSTARHCMAVAGFASVWARMLGVKDKDMHLFTRGALLHDIGKMRIPLAILDKEGPLTPEEEAIMRTHPEESKRILEAGDNINPVIIDLAYSHHELLDGSGYPRGLKGNQINDMVHCLTIIDMYAALIDERSYKGAMHPNDAYAYLQSIPEKLDKGLVNAFRPVVDAHMEQEMAAA; via the coding sequence ATGAAGATTTTGGCCCTGACGGACGGCTCGGTTAAGTCGGCGACGGCGCTTGATGCCTTCGATGGCAGAACGCAGGTGGACATGCACGTCCCGCTGGCCCCACTTCCCGAGTTTATGGCCAAGCCTGACATCGTCATCATGTCATTTGTCGACTTTCCCGAATACGGGATGAAGCCGCTGCTTGAATGGCTTGAAAAGCATGAACTATCCAATAAGCCGCGCATTTTGTGCATGCCCAAAAGCGTCGCACGCCAGTTTTCCGCTTCCGTACGCCTGTTCGCAGACAAGCTACTTCCGCTGCCTGTGCGCGCTGATGTGATGCTTGATGCCGTGGAACGGATGGACACGCGACTGCCCGAAATCCGCAAGCAACAGCGCAACGAAACCGCCGCGACCGTGCAGAGCACCGCTCGCAAGTTTCTCAGCGCCTTTTCGGCTGACAATGGCGACTCCGCGACCACGGTCGTTGCACTCAGCGCCGCCACCAAAGATGTCTGCACCGCGCTCGACAAGGATGGGCTTGGTAGCTGGCTGACCGCCGTTGATAGCTACCATTCTTCCACCGCCCGCCATTGTATGGCGGTTGCTGGATTTGCCTCCGTCTGGGCGCGGATGCTGGGCGTCAAAGACAAGGACATGCATCTGTTTACTCGGGGCGCACTGCTTCATGACATTGGCAAGATGCGCATTCCCCTTGCCATCCTCGACAAGGAAGGGCCGCTGACGCCTGAAGAGGAAGCAATCATGCGCACGCACCCAGAGGAGAGCAAACGCATCCTTGAGGCGGGCGACAACATAAATCCCGTGATCATCGATCTGGCTTACTCGCACCATGAGTTGCTGGATGGATCAGGCTATCCGCGCGGCCTGAAAGGCAATCAGATCAACGACATGGTCCATTGCCTGACCATCATCGATATGTACGCGGCACTGATCGACGAGCGCTCCTACAAGGGCGCAATGCATCCCAACGATGCCTACGCGTACCTGCAATCCATTCCTGAAAAGCTCGACAAGGGTTTGGTCAACGCCTTCCGCCCGGTCGTCGATGCGCACATGGAACAGGAAATGGCAGCCGCCTAA
- the ilvD gene encoding dihydroxy-acid dehydratase, which produces MDAKVFDKSKLPSRYVTSGPQRAPHRSYLYAMGLSQDQIGQPLVGVASCWNEAAPCNIALMRQAQAVKKGVATANGTPREFCTITVTDGIAMGHEGMKSSLVSRDVITDSVELTMRGHCYDALVGLAGCDKSLPGMMMAMVRLNVPSVFLYGGSILPGTFKGRQVTVQDVFEAVGMHSVGKMSDEDLEELEQVACPSAGSCGAQFTANTMATVAEAIGLALPYSCGAPAPYEIRDRFCAAAGEKVMELLARNIRPRDIVTRKALENAATVVAASGGSTNAALHLPAIANEIGIDFDLFDVAEIFKKTPYIADLKPGGKYVAKDMFEAGGIPLLMKTLLEHGFLHGDCMTVTGRTMAENMESVEWNAEQDVVFPADNPITPTGGVVGLAGNLAPEGAIVKVAGMSNLKFTGPARCFDSEEECFEAVRTGAFEEGEVLVIRYEGPKGGPGMREMLSTTAALYGQGMGDKVALITDGRFSGATRGFCIGHVGPEAAVGGPIGLLRNGDVISIDAVEGTIAVDLSDEELAERKKAWKPRENHHTSGVLWKYAQTVGPARDGAVTHPGGKAEKVTYADI; this is translated from the coding sequence ATGGACGCCAAAGTCTTCGACAAATCCAAGTTGCCGAGCCGCTATGTGACTTCCGGGCCACAGCGCGCGCCGCACCGCTCCTATCTTTACGCGATGGGTTTGTCGCAGGACCAGATTGGCCAGCCGCTCGTTGGCGTGGCGTCCTGCTGGAACGAAGCCGCCCCCTGCAACATCGCACTGATGCGCCAGGCCCAGGCTGTGAAAAAAGGTGTGGCCACGGCCAATGGCACGCCGCGTGAGTTCTGCACCATCACCGTGACCGATGGCATTGCGATGGGCCATGAGGGCATGAAGTCCTCGCTGGTTTCGCGCGATGTCATCACCGACTCCGTTGAACTGACGATGCGCGGCCATTGTTACGACGCGCTGGTTGGTCTCGCCGGTTGCGACAAGTCCCTGCCGGGCATGATGATGGCTATGGTTCGCCTCAATGTGCCGTCGGTCTTCCTCTATGGCGGTTCCATTCTTCCGGGCACCTTCAAGGGCCGTCAGGTTACGGTTCAAGACGTGTTTGAGGCGGTCGGCATGCATTCCGTCGGCAAGATGTCGGATGAAGATTTGGAAGAACTGGAACAGGTGGCCTGCCCATCGGCCGGATCCTGTGGCGCGCAGTTCACCGCCAACACGATGGCGACGGTCGCTGAGGCGATCGGTCTGGCACTGCCTTACTCGTGTGGCGCGCCTGCGCCCTATGAAATTCGAGATCGGTTCTGTGCTGCGGCCGGCGAAAAAGTGATGGAGCTTCTGGCTCGCAACATTCGCCCGCGCGATATCGTCACCCGCAAAGCGCTGGAAAATGCGGCCACCGTGGTCGCCGCATCGGGCGGCTCAACCAATGCCGCGCTTCATCTGCCAGCCATCGCCAACGAGATCGGTATCGACTTCGACCTCTTCGATGTCGCGGAAATCTTCAAGAAGACGCCCTATATCGCCGATCTCAAGCCGGGCGGGAAATATGTCGCTAAGGACATGTTCGAGGCCGGCGGCATCCCGCTCTTGATGAAGACACTGCTCGAACACGGCTTCCTGCACGGCGACTGCATGACCGTTACCGGCCGCACCATGGCCGAGAATATGGAAAGCGTGGAATGGAACGCCGAACAGGATGTCGTGTTTCCCGCTGACAACCCGATCACGCCAACCGGTGGTGTCGTGGGCCTTGCGGGAAATCTCGCGCCAGAAGGTGCAATCGTAAAAGTTGCAGGAATGAGCAACCTGAAATTTACCGGTCCTGCGCGATGCTTCGATTCAGAAGAAGAGTGTTTTGAAGCGGTCCGCACCGGCGCCTTTGAAGAAGGCGAGGTTTTGGTTATCCGCTATGAAGGACCAAAGGGGGGACCGGGAATGCGCGAAATGCTGTCCACAACAGCGGCCCTTTATGGTCAGGGCATGGGCGACAAGGTCGCGCTGATCACCGATGGACGCTTCTCCGGTGCGACCCGAGGCTTCTGCATCGGCCATGTTGGACCCGAAGCCGCAGTTGGCGGCCCGATCGGTCTGTTGCGCAATGGCGATGTCATTTCCATCGATGCTGTTGAAGGCACGATTGCGGTCGATCTCTCCGACGAGGAGCTGGCCGAGCGCAAAAAAGCCTGGAAACCGCGCGAAAATCATCACACTTCCGGCGTCCTTTGGAAGTACGCACAGACTGTTGGCCCCGCACGCGATGGTGCTGTCACGCACCCCGGCGGTAAGGCTGAAAAGGTAACCTATGCAGATATCTAG
- a CDS encoding deoxyguanosinetriphosphate triphosphohydrolase: MASGNRVLEEPESVDRGPFRRDRDRIVHAQAFRRLAHKTQVFMSEEGDHYRTRLTHTIEVAQIARSLARNLGLDTDLTEALALAHDLGHTPFGHTGEDALAAVMQPFGGFEHNAQTLRIVTKLEQRYASFDGLNLTFETLAGIIKHNGPMTDAPGKVLDPKLGGVLPFALIDFMDRHGLDAEILALSDHGSLEAQIATISDDIAYNTHDIDDGVRAGFFALDDLRHVGMVDDILREIETAHPQIAAERRMGEFTRRLITKLIQDVDRTTRTRRKAAGVETADDVKKAGQTLALFSDAVAEDVWMIKAFLFKTVYRNAEMMTLRSQADQVLRAMFAHLLAHPDQLPADWRSTLGENPTEAALARTVCDFIAGMTDRYALGMHARLFDDTPDLRYGAAI, translated from the coding sequence ATGGCCTCGGGCAACCGTGTTTTGGAGGAACCGGAAAGCGTTGATCGCGGCCCGTTTCGCCGTGACCGTGATCGCATCGTGCATGCACAGGCCTTTCGCCGGTTGGCGCACAAAACACAGGTCTTTATGTCAGAAGAGGGCGATCACTATCGCACGCGCCTGACCCATACCATCGAAGTTGCCCAGATCGCCCGTTCGCTGGCTCGCAATCTTGGACTCGATACCGACCTCACCGAAGCGCTGGCCTTGGCGCACGATCTTGGCCACACGCCCTTCGGACACACCGGCGAGGATGCTCTCGCTGCCGTCATGCAGCCCTTTGGTGGGTTTGAACACAACGCGCAGACCCTGCGCATCGTGACGAAGTTGGAGCAGAGATACGCGTCCTTTGATGGTCTCAACCTGACTTTCGAGACACTGGCGGGCATCATCAAACATAATGGCCCGATGACCGACGCACCGGGGAAGGTTCTTGACCCCAAGCTCGGCGGTGTATTGCCGTTCGCGTTGATCGACTTCATGGATCGCCACGGACTGGATGCAGAGATTCTGGCGCTCAGCGACCATGGCAGCCTGGAGGCGCAGATTGCCACGATCTCCGATGATATCGCCTACAACACCCACGATATCGACGATGGCGTGCGTGCTGGCTTCTTTGCCCTCGATGACTTGCGCCACGTTGGTATGGTCGATGACATTCTGCGCGAGATTGAAACCGCCCATCCGCAGATCGCCGCCGAACGGCGGATGGGAGAGTTCACCCGCCGCTTGATCACCAAGCTTATCCAAGATGTCGATCGGACGACCCGCACGCGCCGAAAAGCAGCCGGTGTCGAAACGGCCGATGACGTCAAAAAGGCCGGTCAGACGCTCGCTCTCTTTTCCGATGCGGTGGCTGAAGATGTCTGGATGATCAAGGCGTTTCTGTTCAAGACGGTGTATCGCAATGCTGAAATGATGACCTTGCGTTCACAAGCCGACCAAGTCCTGCGCGCCATGTTCGCCCATCTTCTGGCTCATCCTGATCAATTGCCGGCGGACTGGCGCAGTACCCTAGGTGAGAACCCAACGGAGGCTGCGTTGGCGCGGACGGTGTGTGACTTCATCGCCGGCATGACGGATCGCTATGCATTGGGCATGCACGCGCGATTGTTTGACGACACGCCTGACCTGCGGTACGGCGCTGCCATCTAA
- the xth gene encoding exodeoxyribonuclease III — translation MDIATWNINGVKARLETALSWLKEASPDVACLQEIKSEDAPFPREKFEALGYHVETHGQKGFNGVAILSKTPLSDVTRGLPGDDSDEHARFITARVAPPDESDLPTVRVACLYLPNGNPLGTEKFPYKLAWMERLIAFAEDCLKREDPLVFAGDYNVIPDARDLYSEKAWVDDALYQPESRGALRRLEALGYTDALRAVSDEQHFTFWDYQAGAWQKNHGIRIDHLLVSPQLADSLAGVRVDDHVRGWEKPSDHVPVIGQFAA, via the coding sequence ATGGATATCGCGACTTGGAACATCAATGGCGTCAAAGCGCGCCTTGAGACGGCGCTTTCCTGGCTGAAAGAAGCCTCACCCGATGTTGCCTGTCTTCAGGAAATCAAATCCGAAGACGCGCCCTTCCCACGCGAGAAGTTCGAGGCGCTGGGCTATCACGTCGAAACGCACGGGCAAAAGGGTTTCAACGGCGTTGCGATTCTCTCCAAGACACCGCTCAGCGATGTGACGCGCGGCCTGCCGGGTGATGATAGCGATGAACATGCCCGATTCATCACGGCGCGTGTTGCCCCACCGGACGAGAGTGATTTGCCGACCGTGCGCGTCGCCTGTCTTTACCTGCCCAACGGCAATCCGCTCGGCACGGAAAAATTTCCCTACAAACTCGCCTGGATGGAAAGGCTTATCGCGTTTGCGGAGGATTGCTTAAAGCGCGAGGACCCCTTGGTGTTTGCTGGCGATTACAACGTAATACCTGATGCGCGCGATCTCTACAGCGAGAAGGCTTGGGTCGATGACGCACTTTATCAGCCGGAAAGCCGAGGCGCTCTTCGCCGGTTAGAAGCGCTCGGGTATACGGACGCTTTGCGGGCCGTCAGCGATGAGCAGCATTTCACCTTTTGGGATTATCAGGCCGGCGCCTGGCAAAAAAATCACGGCATTCGCATCGATCATCTGCTTGTTTCGCCACAGCTCGCCGATAGCCTGGCAGGCGTGCGTGTGGATGATCATGTGCGCGGTTGGGAAAAACCGTCCGACCATGTGCCGGTCATCGGGCAGTTTGCAGCTTAG
- the ppk2 gene encoding polyphosphate kinase 2 encodes MGHRMNQTRREDTELGQPNGADRTAISDMETVVSESTPPDRNDPESIRRLFETGEYPYKHKMRRNTYEANKAELQVELLKVQRWVEETGERIVLLFEGRDAAGKGGTIKRYMEHMNPRTARVVALSKPTERERTQWYYQRYIEHLPAAGEIVMFDRSWYNRAGVERVMGFCSPSEYLEFMRQTPQFEQMLTRSGIRLFKYWFSVSQEEQLRRFKSREHDPLKQWKLSPIDKASLDKWDDYTEAKEAMFFYTDTADAPWTVVKSNDKKRARLNCMRHFLASLPYPDKSKDVARGPDPLIVGHSAHVIRRDDHILGKALHPDGVA; translated from the coding sequence ATGGGACACAGGATGAACCAAACACGACGCGAGGATACCGAGTTGGGTCAACCCAATGGCGCCGATCGCACGGCCATCTCGGACATGGAAACGGTGGTGTCGGAGTCAACGCCTCCCGACCGCAATGATCCTGAGAGCATCCGTCGCTTATTTGAGACCGGCGAGTATCCCTATAAGCACAAAATGCGCCGCAACACCTATGAGGCCAACAAGGCGGAGCTTCAGGTTGAATTGCTCAAGGTCCAGCGCTGGGTGGAAGAAACCGGCGAGCGCATCGTTCTGTTGTTCGAAGGCCGCGATGCCGCCGGTAAGGGCGGAACGATCAAACGCTACATGGAGCATATGAATCCCCGGACGGCGCGCGTTGTGGCGCTTTCCAAACCGACCGAGCGCGAGCGCACGCAGTGGTATTATCAGCGCTATATTGAGCACCTGCCTGCAGCTGGCGAGATCGTGATGTTCGACCGCTCCTGGTACAACAGGGCCGGCGTTGAACGCGTGATGGGCTTTTGCTCGCCGTCGGAATATCTGGAGTTCATGCGCCAGACGCCGCAGTTTGAGCAGATGCTCACGCGCTCTGGCATTCGCCTGTTCAAATACTGGTTTTCGGTGAGCCAGGAGGAGCAGCTGCGCCGTTTCAAATCGCGTGAACACGACCCGCTCAAGCAATGGAAACTGTCACCGATTGACAAGGCATCGCTGGATAAGTGGGACGATTACACCGAAGCCAAAGAGGCCATGTTCTTCTACACCGACACCGCCGACGCGCCCTGGACCGTCGTAAAATCAAACGATAAAAAGCGCGCGCGGCTTAACTGTATGCGGCATTTCCTGGCCTCTCTGCCTTATCCGGACAAGAGCAAGGATGTGGCACGCGGGCCTGACCCACTGATTGTGGGGCACTCAGCTCATGTCATCCGGCGAGATGATCATATTCTCGGCAAAGCTCTGCACCCGGACGGTGTGGCGTAG
- a CDS encoding sel1 repeat family protein, whose product MAGALAPEAAFAQTSPTDAWIDDPRAAFAAGTSAYYSGDVQTALQALEAAAEGGHAVARWKLARMYAQGDGVAEDDARAFTYFSQIANAHAEDRPDTPRARFVANAFVAIAGYYNSGIGGVLSPDHTRSRQIFSYAASYFGDPDAQYHLGMMLLHGEGGDVDVRQAGRWLRLSALKGHVDAQLSLGELLYAGADGMRASPADGLKWLLIAGEFAVTPDEEQRVRNVQERYLALANTDLRARSLQMAEEWLTSPDGLAVLHARRAEEVASQ is encoded by the coding sequence TTGGCTGGCGCCCTAGCGCCGGAGGCAGCCTTTGCACAAACCTCGCCGACGGACGCGTGGATCGATGATCCGCGCGCCGCTTTTGCCGCTGGAACCTCGGCCTATTACTCAGGCGATGTACAAACAGCCCTACAGGCGCTTGAGGCGGCTGCCGAAGGCGGTCATGCCGTGGCGCGCTGGAAACTGGCGCGTATGTACGCGCAGGGCGATGGCGTGGCCGAAGACGATGCGCGCGCGTTCACCTACTTTTCGCAGATCGCCAATGCGCATGCCGAGGATCGTCCCGATACGCCGCGTGCACGTTTTGTCGCCAACGCCTTTGTTGCGATTGCGGGCTATTACAACAGCGGCATTGGCGGCGTGTTATCGCCCGATCACACGCGCTCGCGTCAGATCTTCTCTTATGCCGCGTCCTATTTCGGTGATCCGGATGCGCAGTATCATCTTGGTATGATGTTGCTGCACGGCGAGGGTGGCGATGTGGACGTGCGCCAAGCTGGCCGTTGGCTTCGACTGTCGGCGCTCAAAGGTCATGTCGATGCACAATTGAGTCTTGGCGAGCTGCTCTATGCCGGCGCCGATGGCATGCGTGCCAGCCCGGCCGACGGGCTAAAATGGCTGCTGATTGCTGGCGAATTTGCCGTGACACCCGATGAAGAACAGCGTGTGCGCAATGTCCAGGAAAGGTATCTGGCCCTTGCCAACACAGACCTGCGTGCCCGCTCGTTGCAGATGGCGGAAGAATGGCTAACAAGCCCAGATGGCCTGGCGGTTCTTCATGCGCGCCGCGCCGAAGAGGTCGCAAGCCAATAA
- a CDS encoding iron-sulfur cluster assembly accessory protein translates to MEAEGVSVTQAALDRVAILMKDEPAGTMLRVSVEGGGCSGFQYKYELTQEQLDDDVVLGDDTVKVLVDAVSLPYLAESVIDYKVSLMGAAFEISNPNATASCGCGTSFSL, encoded by the coding sequence ATGGAGGCCGAAGGTGTTTCGGTTACCCAGGCGGCGCTCGACCGTGTCGCCATTTTGATGAAGGATGAACCGGCTGGCACCATGCTGCGTGTCAGCGTGGAAGGTGGCGGCTGTTCGGGTTTTCAATACAAATATGAGCTGACGCAGGAGCAACTCGACGATGATGTCGTGCTTGGCGACGACACGGTCAAAGTGCTGGTGGACGCGGTGTCCCTGCCCTATCTGGCCGAAAGTGTGATCGACTACAAAGTGTCATTGATGGGCGCGGCGTTTGAGATTTCCAATCCCAACGCCACCGCGTCCTGCGGCTGTGGCACCAGCTTTTCACTTTGA